The Argopecten irradians isolate NY chromosome 4, Ai_NY, whole genome shotgun sequence genome has a window encoding:
- the LOC138322057 gene encoding uncharacterized protein, with protein MMRRKKTTEKGQDLNQYKIGDVVCANIKGYPDGWPGVVRRVSTDNIIVYFKSDDDEFTFNRKKVKPFHLNETKMNETARKIKDSQMRDMFIQDCEWARRKMRPSIVICPSGLIMTKRNEEDKGRPVSQNWVSNYFAFNNLTEF; from the exons ATGATGAGGAGAAAAAAGACAACTGAAAAGGGACAAGATCTGAATCAGTATAAAATTG GTGATGTGGTTTGTGCAAATATCAAAGGTTACCCAGATGGTTGGCCAGGTGTTGTCCGAAGGGTTTCTACTGACAATATTATTGTCTATTTTAAAAGTGACGACGATGA ATTTACATTTAATAGGAAGAAAGTAAAACCATTTCATCTGAATGAAACTAAGATGAATGAGACGGCAA gaaaaaTAAAGGATTCACAGATGCGTGATATGTTTATTCAAGATTGTGAGTGGGCTAGACGGAAGATGAGACCTAGCATTGTAATTTGTCCAAGTGGATTAATAATGACAAAAAG GAATGAAGAAGACAAAGGCCGGCCGGTATCTCAAAATTGGGTCTCAAATTATTTTGCCTTCAATAACTTGACAGAGTTTTAA